AAGTTAAGCTCTTCAGCGCCGATGGTAGTTGGGACTTTGTCCCTGTGAGAGTAGGACGTTGCCAGGCACAAAAGAGAGTAGCTGTTTATAGCTACTCTTTTTTGTGATTATTTTACATGTATTTATTAGTTCAATGGGTCATAAATCCTAAAAAAAGTTGGCTCCACCAGTAGGATTCGAACCTACGACCCTTCGGTTAACAGCCGAATGCTCTACCGCTGAGCTATGGTGGAATGGTAAAAGGATTATATTAATTTGGTGTTAAAGCGTAAGGTGTCAAAACGGTTTTTATTACATAAAGAACTACATATTGAAATTATAACTTCTTTACTAAGATAGCTTGTTAATTATAGTATGTTACAACAAAATTGTATTATGCATGAAAGAATAAAATATATAAAAAATTAGTAGAGGTTAGTTCGATAATCTAACCTCTACGTGTATGTTATTGGTTTTTCTTGCGTTTTTTATTGTTTTGACGTTGTTCTGCTGTTAGTGGTTCATTTGAGAATTCTTCGTTATAACCTGCGCCGATTCCTTGTGCTTTTGCAGCATTAGCTCCAGGTATGACATGGTTTGCTTTTCGCTTTGCCATTTTTTCATCACCTCCACTTATATAATGAGTCAGGAATGAAGAAAATATGTTTTGAAAGAAAATTCGACAAGTGCCTGGCACCGATTTTTCTTTAATAAGTAAATCT
This genomic stretch from Bacillus sp. BGMRC 2118 harbors:
- a CDS encoding small acid-soluble spore protein O; translation: MAKRKANHVIPGANAAKAQGIGAGYNEEFSNEPLTAEQRQNNKKRKKNQ